The genomic stretch GTTGCACTGTGCTTTTGGGGGGAGTAGGGGGATTATTGAGTGTTGAATCCAGAACGACCTGTTTGTGACGAGTCTGGAATCCGAGGAATCTCTGAGAGCTCTTGGAAAGGAGTTTTCTGGCAGTGCCTCTCCAAAAAGCCTTGCTTTGGGCAATCTAGGAGATAAAGCCAACCAGACTTGAGCAAGCTCAGATTTAGGATGGGTTTGAGCCTGTTGATGGTTTGGGGGAAAGGATTTGGTTTCTGTGTTGGGTTCCTGTgagcttttcctgcacttgATTAACACAAGGGCGTGAATAACTCACATGGAGGCCAAACAGAGGGTGAGGATTTCACTCCGGGGTGTTGCTATTATTGGGGGCGATTTTTCCCTACATCAAATTTAGCTGCTGTTACAATCGTGGAATCCCAGAgcggtttgggttgggaaggaccttagagatcatcatggccagggacaccttgcacttgctccaagccccatccagcctgaccttggagcCTTCCAGGGAcgtggcagctccagctgtaaAACCAATCCCGCCGTTTTCCAGGCTGTGCCCATTAACACCCGCCATTATTACCGTGATACGCAGTGCAATCGCACGTAGACaagaaatttcgcagggcagagaggttcctccgtgccagctcaaagctgagtcCGGGGCAGAGAGAcacctccttgtttatttcttactttttatacatttgtgggtctggccgaagattggcttcttggggtttttcacccttcagccaagtggccagaccaactgtcagttacagttgttttcaggttagaaatatgcaaacaaaggacagagaatgaaaaacaaaggatttgtttatgttacatgtgtgggaaaaaggtagaaaactgctctgcagtaactaaagatccgactccattttatgaaaaaaactcagaaaaaccagtgGTAACACCCCATAATTTATGATGCCATCCCTCAGCTTTCCCCAACCTTTAACCCCCCTGCtgttccccccccacccctcttGCAGTCCTGGCCcacctgctgcccctgctgcacGGGAACGTGCACGGGAGCAAGGTGATCATCCAGGAGTTCCAGGAGTGCTGCCGCCGCGGCCGCTTCAGCGACGTCACCGAGGGCTGCGACGGGAGCCCGCCGCGGGCGCAGCCCCCTCCCGGGGAGGACGGCGGCGTCCCCTCCAAAGCCAGGCTCAAGAGGATCATCTCCGAGAGCTCCGTCTACGAGAAGAGGCCCGAGTTCCGGATGTGCTGGTACGTGCACGCCGAGGTGCTGCGCAGCTTCGGGCACGAGCGGCTGCCGGTGCCGTGCCGCTGGAACTACGTCACCCGGGTGCCGTGCGCGGGCAGGGACGAGGCGGGCGGcgcgccgggccccgccgcgccccagCCCGCGCCCCCGGCCGCCAAGAGGAAAGCCGTGGGAAGCATGTCCATCACCAAGTTCATGAAGAGGCCCCGGGGCGCCCAGCAGGTGAGTCGCTGGCGGGGGTGTTGCGCCCCGAGGAAGGAGCGCCGGGGGTGGGTTTGGCGCCGTGGGTCGCGCCCCTCAGCTCGGCCCGTTTAGCTACGGGAGCTGTCCTGCGTGccagaaaagcctttttatgGGGAAAGAAGTGAAGTGATGGGGCTGAAGAGGTGGGTCTCTTTTGTGCGTCTGCAGCTTGGGCTGCGCGTTCCCGTTCGAAACGTTGCTCTCCTGCTGTTCTTCCCATTCTCTGCTGTTTGGCAGAGACCGCATCCAAGCTGTGAATAGTTTGAGAGGCTGCTTGGCCTCGGTTTTACAGCTGTGTGTAATTTGTGTGCAGGTTTTATGTGTGCCTGTGGCTGCCAGATGTACAGCCCGAGCTGATGGCTTACAGCGGTTGCATGTGAACGGATTAAATGTGGTTCCCAAGTGCTGCAACTCAGCCCAGAGCGGTCTGTAAAGGCTCCAGCTCATCCTGACACACATAAAGCTGAATTTCAAGAGCTggtttaaaaatgcaataacTCACAGGGACGAAAATGAGATGGAGTTGCAGTGGTTGCTGCCTGGGAGCTGTGTTGTGGTTTTCCTGTTGttgcttctgcttttcaggGCGACCACAGGTAGTGCTGGAGTCCAATCATGACTGGAAAATGGGATCATggaattccagaatggtttggcttggacTGGGagccttaaatcccatccagtgccaccctctgccatgggctgggacacctcccactgtgccaggctgctccagcccggccttgggcactgccagggatccaggagcagccacagctgctctgggaattccatcccagcccctcacctcgctcacagggaggaattccatcccaataccccatccaaccctgcccctgtgtcctgtccctccatcccagggCTCTCTCCATGTTTCCCCTTGGGTCCCCACAAAGCTTGGGACGCTCTGTGGAGGCTTTAGGTGCTGGAACTTGGGGTTTCACCCTTTTGCTTCCAATCCCACAGGCAGCGCAGGGTTTGGAATCCCTGCCCGTGGATTTATCCCTCCTTCCCCGTGCACCAGGTTAGGAAAGAGCCCCAGGATGGTTTGAATTGGGAGGGACCTTGAAGCTCATCTCGTTCCACCCCCCTCCCATGGACCACAGATGAGGCTTTTGATGCTTTTTATGCTTTGCCTTCCCAATTTATTCTTGGCTTTTTTGGCTTTTCTACTGAAAAAGCTCAGCATTCAGGTATTGATAGAGATCAGAGACTTGTGAGAAGCTGTTCAGCCCCCAAACTCCatctgcttgggtttttttcttgtacacTAAATAAAGGCAGAGATAAAAGTCTCTGCTTGGCACCCACTGGAAATTCAGCTTTATAAGGGAGCAGAAATAGCAAAACAAAGGCTTTTAGGAGAATTACATCACCAGAGCCTGAATGCTTCAAAGCTTCTCAGAGCCGTGCTGGGGAGGTGTGCAGCTCCGAGCAGGGGTgtcacagccccaggagctTTTCATTCCTGATGTCTCAATCAGCCCTGCTCCGGTTTTAAGGTCCCAGCCGAGCcgtggagccaggctggggatggCTGGGAGGGCACAGCTGCCACATCCCCGCTCTGGCACGTGTTCCTGTGCTGGCAAGCTCACACCAGGGCTTGTGTGAGTGAAGGTGCTCTTACATAAGgtgtggagagaaaaaaaaacccgtGGTGCTGAAGTGGGCAGTACCTGCCCACGCGTAGGAGGGGTTTAATCTGAGATATTTCCTTATTGAAAGATGTAAATCGAAAGATTTCTTGGCTTGGAACAAGTTTTTTAGGGGATGGGGGACCAGGATTTTCATTCCAGttccagctgaaggaaaaaaaacaaaacaaaaacgaAAACCAGCTCAACGGACCCCTCACAGCTGGGCAGCTTCAGTTTGTGTCACTCCTTGGGTTCCGTGTTCTCCGTGCAAAATGGGGAATTGGGGCTTTGGCCGTGGCGGCAAACCTGGGCAGCGAGGGAAGAACTGCCAGCACCCCCGGAATAAAAGCTGGTGGGCAAAGATGAGGAGGAGTCGGGAGAGAGCAGGGCCCAAACCTGACGAGCAGCAGTAATTCTCCATCCTCAGAAGGGAGAGAACATccagggggaaaaggaggagaaaaggggggCTCgggaggagaaaaggggggctcaggaggagaaaaggggggctcaggaggagaaaaggagggctcaggaggagaaaaggggggctcaggaggagaaaaggggggctcaggaggagaaaaggggggctcaggaggagaaaaggggggctcaggaggagaaaaggagggctcaggaggagaaaagggggctcaggaggagaaaagggggctcgggaggagaaaaggagggcTTGGGAGAAGAGGGGGCttgggaggagaaaaggggggctcaggaggagaaaaggaggctcaggaggagaaaagggggctcgggaggagaaaagggggctcaggaggagaaaaggaggctcgggaggagaaaaggaggctcgggaggagaaaaggggggctcaggagggaccctgtggctctgcacaactccctgacaggaggggacagccagggaggctcaggctgtgctcccagggaacagcaggatgGGAGGGAATGGCCTCACATTTAGGGGGTTTAGGATGGAGATTTAGGGATCACTTCTTCACCCAAAggcctgcccagccctggcacagctgcccagggcagtgctggagtccCCGTCCCTGCAGGACAGGGGATGTGGCACGTTGGGGACACGGTCAgcggtggccttggcagtgctggactCGCTGAGCTTTACGAGTCCGTGCCTTTACGACAACAACAGAGGGGGGAGAGATTTCCCTTCCCAAAAACCCGGCAGCAGTCAGATCTCCGTGGAGGCCGCTGGGCGCGGAGGGGTCTCGGAGCAGGAGATGTGAGCTCCCGCCCTGTGTGTGCCACTGCAGTCCagccctcctggcacagctccgTGGCCCTGGGAGCCGCGGGGATCGCTGCCCTCCGGCCTGCGCCAGCCCCCGACCCACGCCTGGGACCTGTGCTCtctccctgcaggctgcagagaTGGATGGATTTCAGGCAGACACCgaggaagatgaggaagatGACGACTGCATGATTGTGGATGTGCAGCCAGGAAAAGGTGGGGAATGGGCACCGGGCTCTTGGCAGAGTTCCTCCTCCAAGGGAGCAGGAACTGTGGGAGCTAAACTTGGgggttttctgcctcttttttttttttgccatttacTGAGCTTTTCTTTCTATAGATATTCTAGATACTCCtgctttttaacctttttttaaagatgcttctTTGCTATTTATGGCCTTTTCTAAGCTGCTCTTTCCTTCtgtgccctcctcctcctccctcccattGCCTCTGGCACAGAGCCCTTGTGAGCAGCCAGTGTTACCTGCTTCTTTCTGGGATCCAAAGCCAGCACGAGGGCGGTGCCAGCACATCCACTGGTAAATTACTGGAAATTTTGCTGCTCCCCCGGGGCGTGCAGAGCCCTTCCAGGCCTGGCCAGCTCTGGCTTCTCACCCCTCTGGTGCCTCCTCAAAGGTGCAAAATTCTCCGAGAGGAACAACCTCAGGGGAGCAGCTTTGCTGCACAGCCTGAGCGAAAAGCGTTTGTGTCCCAGTTATCCCTTGGAAAAGGgctccacagcccctctgctgcgGGATGAGGACgtggagcagggctgtgaccCCCCAGGGCTGTTTGGATGTGatcacagccagcagggagctgctgtgctccccagggctctgggctcgctgctgctcacagcagagctctgccaagCTGCTCGAAGGGATGCAGGTTGGTGTTGGGCAGCTCCCCTGGCAGATAAGGACCCGTGCATGGGAATTTTGGAGGGTTTGACCCATTCCAGGCGTTATCTGggctctccttcctctctgagCTCCTCTGGCCTCCCAAAACAGACGGTGGGGCTGCCTGACAAGAAGCCTGGCTTTAATCTTAAGCTTCTTTCGCTTATTACCAGGCTCTGAGATGAAAACCTCGCCTCGGGTTTGTCACCTCTTGTTCTGAGGATGCCACTGAGCAGCTTCCCTCCCTCAGGCTCTGCTGACACACATGCAGCTCTGTTTGTTTGGCTCTGCCTGACTCTACAAAGCACTGAAAAGATTATGAAAATCCTTTTTATGGTTgaagtgatttatttatttatttttttaaaaaaattctggattGGCGATATTAAATATGAAGCCAGTATTAAAACCAGTTTTTAATGTAGTGTCGAAAAGGAAACTCACAACATTCAGAAAGCTAAGACAGATAAAACATAAAGCAGTCGAATTCTACCAGATTAACGAGAATATTTatacaaacagaacaaacccaaacacaTTCTCTCCTTTGCAGGTTCCACAGCTTCAGAATCCAGTGGCACAAGAGCTGCTCACCAGGACAGCAGCACGGTCAGCCCATCTAATACCATTTGAGACTTAAATGCCTACTAACTCCTCTGTATGTATGTAGAATGAGCTAGAGAATTTGAAACCTTGTGTATCTTTGACCAAGATACTTGAAAGTATTCCACGTTTCTTGTAAAGAGAAGACAGCACTTTGTTCTGCTTCAGACCAGATGGAAGCTTAAATTTTTAGCTTTagctttttagctttttttttttttttttttaaatactgcatATTAATCTGTCCTTAATAAAGCATTATTGAAATTTTGATACTTCTTTGTAATGGAAGGTATCTAAGTTATCTCTGAAAGTAGCTGAGGGATTTTGGAATAAGCTTATTGTGATGCCACTGGGGAATGACTGTTCATAATGTTGTACAGCGTGGCCTTGGGTATAAATGATGTACAATTATATATGAATTTATGCTCTTGTACCATCCTGTTTGTGGTCTTACTTGCTccagagaacagcagcagcagggttttacctttggaaaagggaaaaacgCATCGTTTCTCTTCTTTTGGGGCAGGCCAGGGCTAGATTCTCAGTCTCATCTACATCCGAGCTGGGCTCTGTCCCACAGGAAAACTTTGAGCTGGCATCAAACTCGGTGATAGACAGAACCTGCCGGGGCTTTCAGCTGTGTATGACCGGTGAGTTATGAACCAGTTCTTGACAAGATTGTCTGCAGCTGGAGGTTTATTCTCTCCCCCTGTTCCCTGCTGGCACTCTCTGGTCTGTGAAGGGACATGGGGGTGGTGCTGCCCCAGTGACaccagtgccagccccagcccagacTGGTTTGTGTCTCAAACCTACAGCGACACCGCAACTCAGACAACTGGGCTCAGAACCGAGTCtttaaataattccatttaATCAGACCGAGTGTAACTTTACCCAAAATAGCTTCTCTCCAACGGGAGTTACAGTGCACACAGAAGCGAGAGGGGAAGCCGAGTTCTaaacccagccccagagccaggctCAGGTGATCCAGCCTAACAGCCCCTAATCCCTGCTCCACCACCTCCTTGGGAACACCTCCGGCAGTCCCGCTGCGGCTGGGTGTCGAGAGCCTCTGGGAGCAGCTCGGTGCCACGGGGAGAGGCCacccggggctgggagcagcgcCCAGCCCCTCCGCAGGGCTCCCCCGGCCTCGGGGGAAAGGAGGGACCAGCCTAAAGCCAGCAGCGCTGCAGGCACTGCCCTTTATTTCAGGAGAGAGTCTGGGCGCCGGCCAGCAGCTCGGGCCGGAGGGGGCTGCGCTGctcctccgccgccgcctccaCGTCGGCCATCACCGCGGcgtcccaggccaggctcagCAGGGCCGAGGGCACCTGGGCGGGACAAGGCAGggccctgagcacagccaggcaaTCCTAGAGCCCGTGCAGACCcggccctgcctggggcagggacacctcccgctgtcccaggctgctgcgCGCCGGCCTCGGGCActgccggggctggggcagccacgGCTGCTCCGCTCCCCTGGAGGAGGTTGGAACAGCCCGGTGTGTGTTCACGCCCCTGGAACTGCTCAGACTGagaaggacagggctggatTCTGCAAGCAGCTCCTTTTAGGGGATGCTGCTTTAGGTTTTCTGTTCATACCCTCCCTCACCATCGCTGccttccctctttcccagcCCCTGACAGGGCCCTGCACTTCCCTCCACACCTCGGGGCCCCCAGGCAGGTACTGCTTGGTTTGTGCTTAAAATGAGGGCTCAGCACAACACCGGGCTCTGGAAGGACAAAAACTTCTCCCCCGGCTCTGAGCAGAAGACTCTGACACCCTCAAGGTGCCCTGGAAGGTAccaacaataatttttttcactcaCCAACCCACATTCATTGAAGGCCAAGTTCTCATCAGTCAGTTTGAGACCTCCAGGGCCCAGGAGCTCAAAGGGCAGCCAGTCATCTCTGAGTGCTTCTCTCACAAAGTTGTAGAGCACAGATACTGATTCTCGGGCATAAAACGTCCCTGCCATGAGAAAACAAGGTGAGGGAGTCTGGCATTTACCAAAATCTAACCTTTTGTGGTCGGTTCCGTGGGGCTTCACCTACTGATGCTGACTTGATCAACGACTTCCCCGACACGCAGCCAGCCTGATTTAACTGAAAACTATAAAAGCAGAatccccaaagaaaaaaatactcaattGTTGGGACCCCCTGCCAGCCTGTAACAAAGAGCTGGGAAAGCCTGAAACGATTTCCAGAGTTCTGCGGGGAAATgtgcagaggattttttttctgacatcaCACAGGCAGCCTCACGCTGGCGGCTGTCACACACTGATCTAACGAGTCCAGCTTGTCTCCAGAGGCCTGGGAAGAGCAGACTTTAATTAATGATGCCTTGAGatccttccctctcttccctccagccctggcgTAAAATCCCAACCCTGAGCAGGGGGAGGGTTCGGAGATGGGGAAGAATTCACGGAGGAACGTTACCCCACTGTGGTTTTGGGGAGGTTTATTCCACCAGCTGAAGCCAGCACCTCCTGTGATTATCCAGTCCCTTCCACCTCAGAAGCTTCTGGAGGTGGCCCCAGGAAGGGTGAGGAGCCTCTGTTACCTTGGAGGATGTATCCATCGGGAAAGCGCACCCGGAGCAGGGTGTAGTTGTACTTCCTcatctccctctgctcctccttctcGCGCATGGCCCTGGTCCTCAGCATCGCCGCCTTCTCCACCGCCTCTGTCCTGCAGAGAGAGAAACCCTTGCAGGCCTCTGAGGAGAGCCACGAGCTCCTGCCTGCTGTCCCccggccctgctgctcctgcagcccctcaccgGAGCCGCTGCTCCCTCCGCAGCTCCTCCGCAGTGAGGTTGAAGAAGTCGTGGGGCAGCTCGAAGCGCGCGGCCGCGGGCGACGGCCGGAACAGGGCGAGCTGCCGGTGCAGCTGCGCCCGCAGGGGCTCcgagctcagcagctgctccttgcgctccctcagctcctccagcctgctCAGCATCTCCTCCTTCAGCACGTAGAACTCCTCCTCGGCTCCCTCTGCAACCGGCAAGGACGCGGCGTGAGGCTCTCGGTCTCCGGGGCAGTGACACGGGGCCAAGGGGCTCTGGGAAAACGTCACGTCCCCACGAGGAATGTGCAGGCTCAGACAACCAGAGCGGcaccccccagcaccccccaaAACCCTGGCTGCACGTTAACACCCTGAGTTCTTGCCTTGTCCTGGAACAGGCAGCGTTTTTGTCTCAAACCCGACGGCCTGGAAAAATTTGTGCGTCCCTTCCAAGCAGCTTATCCtttcctggaagaaaaggaCAGAATTCAGATGGGAGCTTTTGCTCCAAAGGCTGAGCAGCTGCGGGAGTTCTGAGCTCACCTGAAACACCTTGTTCTGCAGTTTGATTTTCCGGTATTTCTCCTCCTCTGGATGGAGGTAGATGTTATCCAGGTACCTGCAGGAAGAGGAATGCACTGCCTGGACTGAAGCAGGACACTCCAAGGTCAGAGAGGAAACAGAGACCTCACAGTATTTctcccagagaaaaaaaaaaatatgagaaacCCAGGGAAATAAAACACATCAAATGTCTTGGGgccaaaccaaacaaccagcagctcccaaaccTCATGGATTTGAGGGACCAACCCCTCCAGGATGCTGACATCAGGTCAACCGACAAATTGGGTGGTTCAAGAGTTcagttttcttccaaaaaaagaCTTTGCCAGAAGCAGAGCAAGGAAATCCACCAGGGAAGGGATGAGCTGCCCGTGCCCTCGGTGCCACTCACTTGGCCATGGTCTCCACGCACGCCCGGACCTTCTCCCGGTCCTTGTTCAAGGTCTGGATCTCCATGATGGAAGCGGCCACTGGGTCCACAGAGAAATactgggggagagggagagaagctgctcagggaggagctgaccccagctcagctcagttGTTCCCCATTTGCTGGGCTAGAGATGATTTAACGGGTAAAGTGAAATTGTCCTGGGGGGGATTTTACAGGAAGGAGGTGGAGGTGTGCCCCATGGCACAAAACGAGTttgaagagggaagggaaggagttTGAAGGGAAGCACTCACGGCCTGGATGGCTTCTCggagctgcttctccttctgctctttCCTCACAATGGCACCGGTCAAGGGGCAGATGAAATAAACCCCCGAGacagagggagcagctgccccttcctcctcctgctcctggaggaggTAAAACCGGGCACCAAACTGAGCacggggaggttttgggggaaTCGCGTTTACAAATACCCAGGCAGTTCCACCCAGgacaggcagagcagccccgAGGGACGCTGAGCAGGGGACAGCATCATCTCCCTCACCTTTTCCTCCCTGGAGAGCTCCTTCTCGCTGGCAGCTGCCTCGGCCATCAGCTCTTTCCTCACTACAACAGACAAACCCCAGCTGGAGCGGAGGCTCAGCGCATTCCAGAGGCTTTTGGACAGCTCAGCGCCGCCCTGGGAAGCAAACACCCTCCCAGGTGTGGTATCCCAGCCCAGGGCTACACATGACCCCATTACCACGACAGATGACCCCATTTCCACGACAGCTGCCCCAAAACCCCCTCGAGAAGCCGCACCCGGCGCTTCTCCAGCCGGCACCGCGGTTCCCCGGCCCGCTCCTACCCTGGTTCTTGATGGCTTCCTGCGAGGAGCACGGGGCTTTTCCCTTGGGCTTCAGCTCCAGCCGggccagcgccgccgccgccgccctctGCGCCTCATCCGTCGGGGGCTGCCGGGGCTTCGGGGCCACCTCGGCTTTCGGCTTCTCCTTGGGGGCCCTGGCACGGGGGACACGGGCTC from Hirundo rustica isolate bHirRus1 chromosome 26, bHirRus1.pri.v3, whole genome shotgun sequence encodes the following:
- the UBXN6 gene encoding UBX domain-containing protein 6 encodes the protein MRKFFQEIKADLKFKTAGPGQKLSEPSRAPKEKPKAEVAPKPRQPPTDEAQRAAAAALARLELKPKGKAPCSSQEAIKNQVRKELMAEAAASEKELSREEKEQEEEGAAAPSVSGVYFICPLTGAIVRKEQKEKQLREAIQAYFSVDPVAASIMEIQTLNKDREKVRACVETMAKYLDNIYLHPEEEKYRKIKLQNKVFQERISCLEGTHKFFQAVGFETKTLPVPGQEGAEEEFYVLKEEMLSRLEELRERKEQLLSSEPLRAQLHRQLALFRPSPAAARFELPHDFFNLTAEELRREQRLRTEAVEKAAMLRTRAMREKEEQREMRKYNYTLLRVRFPDGYILQGTFYARESVSVLYNFVREALRDDWLPFELLGPGGLKLTDENLAFNECGLVPSALLSLAWDAAVMADVEAAAEEQRSPLRPELLAGAQTLS